TCGACGTCGTCTTCCACGAGACGGTCGACCCCCACCTCGCGATCGCGGAGTTCCGCTCGGAGGGAACAGCCGTCCCGACCGGCAAGCCGTACCGCCAGGAGGTCGTCTCCATCGTCCACACCGACGAGGAAGGCCTCATCACCCACTTCCTCGACTACTGGAACCCGCTGATCGCCATCGAGGCGCTCACCCCCGACGAGGCCAGGTCGGCAGCAGGGCCCTCCGTGAGCTTCGGGGGCTGAGCGGCACCGTGATTCAATGGTGACGATGCCAGCCGCCGGTGCACGCGCGAAGAGCGACGAACGACGTCAAGCCGTCGTGGTGGCAGCCGTGGAGTGCTTCGCCCACAAGGGGTTCTACGGGACCGCCACCCACGAGATCGCCCAGCGGGTGAACATCTCCCAGCCCTACCTGTACCGCCTCTACCCGAACAAGGAGGCGTTGTTCGCGTCGGCGGTCGACCACGTCTCTGACGTGATGACGCGGACGTTGATCGGGCACGCGGAGGACCCGGGGAGCGGCGGCGCGCAGGAAGCCGCCCGTACCGCGTACGCCGCGCTGATCTCGGACCGCACGATCCTGCGGTTCCTGATGCACGCGAACTGCGCAGCCGAGGAGCCGCTCGTCGGCGACGCCGTGCGCCGGTGCTACGCCAAGCAGGTCGACACCGTCCACACGCTTCTCGGCGGGGACGACGCCGCTGTGCGGGCCTGGTTCGGCGCCGGCATGGTCGACAACGTGGCCATCGTGCTGGGTCTGGCCGACATCGACCAACCGTGGGCCCGGGTGCTCAGCGGACGCTGACCACCCCTCCGCGGTCAGGTGCGCACGGTGGCACGGACGGCCTGTGGGATCGGCGTCGTCCCGCTGTCGAGCTCCAGGACCTGGCGGCTGATCCGGGGTTCGTGCAGGATCTCGACGAGCGTGGCCGCGACGTCGTCCCGCACGCTCTCGCCGTGCACCACCGCCGGGCCCAGCGTGACCGTGCCACGTCCGGCGCCGTCGACCAGCAGGGACGGACGGAGGATGACCCAGTCGGCCTCGCTGCGGCTGACGACGACGTCGGCCCGCTTCTTGGCGGCGAAGTAGTACTCCTCGTCGTCGGTGAGGTGGCGCTCGCGCCACGCCTCCGGCAACACCGACACCGTGATGAAACGCCGGCCGGCCGCGGCCTCGACGGCTCGTGCGGATCCCTCCTCGTCGACAGCCCTGGTGAGCTCGGCCGATCCCGCGTTCGAGCCCGCGGTGAACACGACCGCGTCGGCGTCACCGAACGCCGTCGCGAGGTCGTCGACCGTCATCGTCGACAGGTCCCCGAGAACGGGGACGATCCCGCGGGCGACCAGGTCGTCGGACTGGCGATCGTGCCGGACCAGACCGCGCACGTCGTCGCCGCGAGCCACGAGCCGGTGCGCCAGCAGGCTGCCGACGCCGCCGGTGATGCCGATGACGAACACCTTCACGACGGGCCTCCTGTGGGGTTCATCGTACGGTCCTGGCGAGGTGACGATGGTTGACAGCCGCTCACATCACCATATACTTGCTTGTGCAAACAGATCTAGTCATGTTCGCACCGGAGCAGCGGTTCATCGACCACGTCCCCGGAGCGCGCCTCAGGTCGCGTCGACCAACGCGCCCGACCCAGGAGCGACGAGTGACCGACCCCGCCTGCCTACCGCCCGTCCCCGGCTCGCCCCGTCCTGCGGCGGACCGGCGTCTCGTCCTCGGGCCACGCGACTGCCGTCATCGCAGCGGCGAACGCCGCCAGGTCGATGCCCTCCAGGTGGTCCATGACGTGTCGGCGGACGCTCGCGAGATGCACGGGCCAGGCCTCCCGCAGGCACTCCATGCCGGCCGGCGTGATGGAGGCGACCTGGCCTCGACCGTCGGCGGACGACCGCGCCCGCTCCACCCGGCCCTCGCGCTCCAGGCGGCCTACCGCCCGGGTCAGGCCGCTCACCGAGATGGCGACGTCGTTCGCCAGTTCGCTCATGCGCAGGCAGCCGTCGGGGGCCTCCGACAGGTTCATCAGGACGGTGTACTCCGTGACGTTGATGCCCCGGGCCTGGATCAGGTCGGCGTCCAGCACGCGCGGGATCACCACCACCGCCCGCGCCAACGCACGCCACGCCGCCTCTTGCTCCGCCGAGAGGGGAACGACGTCCCCGGTACCGCTCTGATCAGCCACGGTCCACCACGCTAGCCGTCGGCTGTTTGACGAAGCAAACGTCCCAGCCCCAGGAGGAACCACCCATGAAACCCATCGAGACCCTCGTCGCAGCGCACCTCGACGCCTGGAGCTCCCCTGCGGGCCCGGAGCGGGCCCGGTCCATCGCCTCGGTGTACGCCACGGACGTGTTCGTGGGCGAGCCGCAGCGGGCACTGCGCGGGCACGACGGCGTGGAGCAGGCGATCGCCGGCCTCCAGGCCCAGCTGCCCGGCACGAGCATCGCCCGATCCGGACCGATCCAGGTGGCCCAGGACCTGGCGACCTACCCATGGACGCTCGGTCCCGCGGACGGGCCGGCACAGGCCACCGGCCGCGACGTGCTCATCCTCCGCGACGACGTCATCACCGGGCTCTACGTCGTCATCGACACGCCATGACCACCTCCACCCCGACCCCGAAGGACACGCACATGACCGACGTCCACGTCGTCCACGAGCCCTCCCGCCTGCGCTACCGGGCGAGCATCGACGGCCAGGCCGCCGGGTTCGCGGAGTACATCCTCACCGACGAGCTGATCGTCTTCACCCACACCGAGGTCGACCGGCGGTTCGAGGGCAAGGGCGTCGGTTCGGCCATCGCCCGGTTCGCGCTGGACGACGTCCGCGACGAGGGCAGGCGCAAGGTCATGCCGCTGTGTCCCTTCATCAAGGGCTGGATCGGACGGCATCGCGAGTACGTCCCGATGGTGTATGGCATCCCCGACTCGACCGCCACGGACTGACATGACCCGAAAGCTGTACTCCGGGCCCGTCGTCAGCGTCTCCTTCGACCGGGACGTGTGCCGGCACGCCGCCGAGTGCGTCCGGGGCATGCCTGAGGTCTTCGACGTCGCCCGGCGACCCTGGATCGACCCGACCCGCGCCGACACCGTGGAGTCCGCCGAGACGCTGCGACGCGTCGTGGGCCGCTGCCCCTCCGGCGCGCTCGAGATCGTCGAGCGGGAACCGGGCGCGCTGCACGAGCGCGACGCCTAGGATCCGATCAACACCGACCACCGACGCGCAGGGCGTGCCGGGACCGAGGAGGACCCATGCGGTCAGTCATCCCCGACTACCTGACCGAGGCGCTCGACGACGTCCGGCCCGACACCTCCGGGGAACGCGCGGGGTACATCCCTGAGCTCGCGACTGCGGACCCCGAGCGTCTGGGTGCCGTCTTCGCGACCCTCGAGGGGGCGGTCTACGGTGCGGGCGACATCGACACCGAGTTCACGATCCAGTCGATCTCCAAGCCCTTCACGTACGCCCTGGCGCTGGCCGATCGCGGATTCGCTCCGGTGCTCGCCAAGGTGGGTGTCGAGCCGTCGGGTGAGGCGTTCAACGAGATCTCGCTCGAGCCCAGCACGGGACGCCCCCTCAACCCCATGATCAACGCGGGAGCGATCACCACGCACTCGCTGGCCGGCGTCGAGGGCCTCGCACCGGACCAGCGCGTGGAGCGCGTCGTCGACGGCCTGTCCGCCTTCGCCGGCCGTCGGCTGTCGATCGACGAGGCGGTGTGCGCGTCCGAGATGGAGCACGCGCACCGCAATCTCGCGATCGCGTACATGCTCCGCAGCCACGGCATCCTCACCGAGGACCCGCGGGCCGTGGTCGACGGCTACGTCCGGCAGTGCTCCGTGCTCGTCACTGCGCGCGACCTGGCGATGATGGCGGTGACCCTGGCCAACCGCGGCGTGAACCCGCTCTCGGGGGTGCAGGTGGTGCCCGCGCCGGTCGTGCGTCAGGTGCTGAGCGTCATGGCCACCTGCGGGATGTACGACGCCGCGGGTGACTGGGCGACCCAGGTCGGCATCCCCGCCAAGAGCGGTGTGGCCGGCGGACTGATCGGGGCGCTGCCCGGACAGATCGGCATCGCCACGTTCTCGCCGCGGCTGGACCCGCACGGGAACAGCGTCCGGGGGGTGTCGCTGTTCGAACGGTTCTCCTCCGACATGGGGCTGCACGTCATGGAGGTGCCCCCGTCCGCGCCCTCGGTCGTGCGGTCCAACCACGCCCTCGGCGACGGCGCTCACGCCGTCCGGGTCATCCAGCTGCAAGGGGGCATCCGCTTCGCCGGCGCCGAGCGGATCGTCCGGGAGGTGCTGGACAGCGCCCCCTCCGAGCAGACAGTGGTCCTGGACCTCACGATGGTCTACTCGGTCGACGACGTGGCACGACGCATGCTGCTGGAGGTCGCGCGGCGTCTCACGCTGGACGGCCAGGACGTCTTCCTCGTCGACCCCGAGTCGATCGTCCCGGATCCCGATCCCGGGGACGGCGGCCGGGTCACGGTCGTCAAGGACGTCCAGACCGTTCTCGACGGCGTCGGAGCCGCTGACGCACGGGCGCAGCGCGCCTGATCACCTCAGTGGGCGCACTGTTGCCCGTGGCCTCGTGCGAAGTCCCACACCATCCCCTCGCCGTCCGGCCCGACGCGTCCCGTGAAGATCCCGCCGCCCATCTGGACCCACGCCTGCCGGGCGGTGCCCTCCCGCGGAGTGGAGCCGTCCGGGTGGACGACGACGAGATCCGCCCTGTCGGCGTCGTCGTGCCGTGGCGTCAGGTCGACCTGGGAACGCTGAGGACCGAGCACCAGCGCCACCCCGACGAGCAAGGCCGAGGAACGCACGCGGCGCGAGGAGCCCATGAGCCGGTCAGCAATCGGCCGTGATCAGTCCGGCCCGGCACTCGCGCAGGCTGCCCGTCGCGGACCGGAGCGCCTCGGTGAACGCCCCCGCGCTCTGGTAGCGATCCGCCCGGGACTTGGCCAGGGCCTTGGCGAGCACGGCGTCGAGCTCGGCGACCGCGGTGCTGGCCGGAGCAGGCTCCTCGTGGACGTGTTGGTAGGCGACCGCGATCGGGTCACCGACGAACGGAGGTCTCCCGGTCAGCAGCTCGTAGAGCAGGCAGCCGGCGGAGTAGAGG
Above is a genomic segment from Aeromicrobium chenweiae containing:
- a CDS encoding GNAT family N-acetyltransferase; this translates as MTTSTPTPKDTHMTDVHVVHEPSRLRYRASIDGQAAGFAEYILTDELIVFTHTEVDRRFEGKGVGSAIARFALDDVRDEGRRKVMPLCPFIKGWIGRHREYVPMVYGIPDSTATD
- a CDS encoding NAD(P)H-binding protein — its product is MKVFVIGITGGVGSLLAHRLVARGDDVRGLVRHDRQSDDLVARGIVPVLGDLSTMTVDDLATAFGDADAVVFTAGSNAGSAELTRAVDEEGSARAVEAAAGRRFITVSVLPEAWRERHLTDDEEYYFAAKKRADVVVSRSEADWVILRPSLLVDGAGRGTVTLGPAVVHGESVRDDVAATLVEILHEPRISRQVLELDSGTTPIPQAVRATVRT
- a CDS encoding TetR/AcrR family transcriptional regulator yields the protein MVTMPAAGARAKSDERRQAVVVAAVECFAHKGFYGTATHEIAQRVNISQPYLYRLYPNKEALFASAVDHVSDVMTRTLIGHAEDPGSGGAQEAARTAYAALISDRTILRFLMHANCAAEEPLVGDAVRRCYAKQVDTVHTLLGGDDAAVRAWFGAGMVDNVAIVLGLADIDQPWARVLSGR
- a CDS encoding nuclear transport factor 2 family protein, giving the protein MTAAPSPAQHALSEHIRLTAAGETDTWATLFAPDGVLEFPFAPAGMPRTVQGHDALVAHMAGFPQTFDVEFVDVVFHETVDPHLAIAEFRSEGTAVPTGKPYRQEVVSIVHTDEEGLITHFLDYWNPLIAIEALTPDEARSAAGPSVSFGG
- a CDS encoding glutaminase, giving the protein MRSVIPDYLTEALDDVRPDTSGERAGYIPELATADPERLGAVFATLEGAVYGAGDIDTEFTIQSISKPFTYALALADRGFAPVLAKVGVEPSGEAFNEISLEPSTGRPLNPMINAGAITTHSLAGVEGLAPDQRVERVVDGLSAFAGRRLSIDEAVCASEMEHAHRNLAIAYMLRSHGILTEDPRAVVDGYVRQCSVLVTARDLAMMAVTLANRGVNPLSGVQVVPAPVVRQVLSVMATCGMYDAAGDWATQVGIPAKSGVAGGLIGALPGQIGIATFSPRLDPHGNSVRGVSLFERFSSDMGLHVMEVPPSAPSVVRSNHALGDGAHAVRVIQLQGGIRFAGAERIVREVLDSAPSEQTVVLDLTMVYSVDDVARRMLLEVARRLTLDGQDVFLVDPESIVPDPDPGDGGRVTVVKDVQTVLDGVGAADARAQRA
- a CDS encoding MarR family winged helix-turn-helix transcriptional regulator, translated to MADQSGTGDVVPLSAEQEAAWRALARAVVVIPRVLDADLIQARGINVTEYTVLMNLSEAPDGCLRMSELANDVAISVSGLTRAVGRLEREGRVERARSSADGRGQVASITPAGMECLREAWPVHLASVRRHVMDHLEGIDLAAFAAAMTAVAWPEDETPVRRRTGRAGDGR
- a CDS encoding (4Fe-4S)-binding protein; the protein is MTRKLYSGPVVSVSFDRDVCRHAAECVRGMPEVFDVARRPWIDPTRADTVESAETLRRVVGRCPSGALEIVEREPGALHERDA